The genomic region ATCAACAAGAACAGTTTATTTATAGTATTATTGTGATGTTAGAATTTGTTGTGTTATATTTAACTAGTTTATGATTATTATCAGTTTTTTGACGCTTTATTATTGCCATCTCATTAGCTATTTTAGGAACTTTAGTGATGACAATTATTGTGATGACAATTACAAATTATTTCCTGAATTGTAAATATAAATGGGACAGTTTTTTAAAATAATTGTATTAAATCTATTGGTCTTTTATAAGATAATGATTTTCTGGGTGTAGAATTAATTTGAAATGCTATAGAATTTAAGTCTTTTTGTTTATATGAAGATAAATCAGTAGATTTTGGTAAATATCTTCTTAAAATACCATTATTGTTCTCATTTAAACCTCTTTGACAAGGTTTTCCGGCATCTGCAAAATAAATTTTAACATTACAATTTTTTTCAATTAATTTTCATTTACTAAATTCTTTACCACGATCAAAAGTAATAGTTTTAATTGTTCCTGGTATTAATTTTGAAATAAATTTTATTATACTTTGTGTAATACTTTCTGCTTTATGATTTTTAGTTTTCAAAGGAATTGTGGTTTTTGATCATATATCAGCTAAAGTAATAATAGAACTTTTATGATCTTTACCAACGATAGTATCTCCCTCTAAATGGCCAAATTCTTGTATATTTTTAATATTTGGAATGATTAAATTTCTTTCATGAATAGATTTACAATTATTAATTCTGCCCCTAGTTTCTTTTTGTTTATGAGGTTTATTTTTGCCTTTTCTCAATAAATTTTTTTCATCAAAACCCATTCGATTTGTTTTAAACATGTTATATAAAGTTTTTGTTGAAATATTTTTTATTTTATTTTTCTTTAAAAAATCAGCAATTATATCAAGAGCATAATTTTTAGTAATTAACAAATGATTGATAGTATTAATTTCTGTTAAAGTTAAAATTATTAATTTTCTACCTGCATTTTGTTTATTTTTTTGAACTTGATTCAATATTTCTAATGGTAATAAGTTTTGATTTAATAATTTACAAACTCTGTGTACAGTTGATTTACTATAATCAATTGCTTTTGCTATTTTACGAATAGAAAATCCATAACTTTTATATTCTTTTATTGCTATTATTGATTCAATAGTCAGATACTTATACATTGTGCTAATTCCTTTCTTTTCTTAATTATAGAATTAACACAATTTGTTTTTTATATAAGTGTCCTTTTTAATTTTACATTTCAGGAATTAAAGGATCGGTTTCACCCAAATTAATTGTTAAAATTATATGATTTCTTCAATCATTACTACTTGATCAATCATGTGAGACTAGTTCATAATTAGGAATCTTATTATATTTTTCAATTTTTTCTGGAACATTAAAACAATATTCAACATTTTTATTTAAATCTCTCGCTTGTCTTCTATTACAACTGTGTAAATGAGCATCCATTCTACGTGAAAACATTAAAATAGTAGCAGCTGCTAAAAATCCATTTAAAGTTCCGTGTTGTTCCACGTAATCAATAGACTGATTAGTTAAAACATCTCAATTTGTTATGTGATTATGATAAAATCCTCAATTAGCCTCAATTGGATTATAATTAATAATTGAATTTCTTACTATTCTAAATCTAATACTTTCAGATGTAGCTAAAATAACACGAGCTAATGCACCTCGAATTACTGAAACATTACCTGAAGAGCTGGGATTATCTCCATAGTTAATAATATCTCAAAATGCTTGAGTTATATTATTGTCTCATCTAACCATTACTTCTCTTGAATCGGGCATAGGCATAAGATTATTATAATTACCAGAAAATCCAAAACTTCTAGAAACATATCCACTTAATTCTGTTATAGTTGAGTCAGAAAAATGATAATATCAGCTTAAAGGAACTTCATTATTGGTGACAACCGAAACCCCTTCTAAGTAAAAATCACTTGATCTAAAAACTAACTGAATGTCTCTACCCTCTAACAAAATGGGTATAATAAAATAACTATAGTTTGAATTTGAATTTATAGAAAAATAATTTAGATTACAAACATTTTCGTTTCCACTTAAAGAATCTGAAATATTCAGAATAATTCCTTTTTCTAATAAATCTTTTATAACTTCAAATAAATTTTTAAAATATTCTTTAACATCAAAATCAAAATTTAGTGTCTTTGTTTTAAATATATTATTATTTTGTCTTTTATTTCTTTTTAAAGTTTCTAAATTATCTGATTGTTGATGTGGGGCTGCAGCGATGACTATTGGCATTGTTGCCCCACTAATTGTTAATTAATATACTCAATAAACTGAGTAATTTTTTCATATTAATTAATTTCCTTTTCATGAATTTTTAGTAATTAATAATAAAAATTTATTCAACAATCAACCAGTCTTTCTACCAAAAAATTAATCGGCAACCTTTTTACCTTGGAATTTAATTATAAACTGTTTTTAAAAATTTTCTTAGAACTTATCCTTATTTATAAAAATTTTAAATAAAAAAATAAATCCCTCCCTTTTTTAAGGACGCATAAAGTTTTGTTAGGTGGGAAAAGATTTGAATAAGTATTAAGACAGTCAGCAATGATTGTCTTTTTATTTTATAAGATGTTACTTTAAAAATTAAAGAAATTTTAAATGATGCGATTAAAGATGTTTATGATCCAGCGACTTCAAAAATTAAATACAAGTGAGTTAATAATGTTGGTATGTATTAAAGCACGATAAATTGTGGGTGGTCGCCATAACCAAAAGAAGTTTACCAGTTAATAGATAACATCCTATTAGCTATAGCAATTTGTTTCGTTTTGCAATAAAAAAATGAATGGGTGGATTTCCTAAAAATATACACGCTATTAAATTAGTTCCAAGGGTAGGATGCGGATATTAAAGTGTAGAAATTTCTATATAGGGATATACTAAGTTTAAAATTATTAAAATCTTTATCTAATTAAAAAAACAAAATTTACTAACAAAGCTTGTTAAACACTTAAATCTGCGATATATAAGTGTTTAAAAAACTAAGTTAACTAACTTAGTTAATATAACTTAGTTTATTCATAAGAAAGGTAATTTATTATGAAAAACATTGAAAACATTTTCTTAAATACTAAAAAATATCTTTTAAAAGAAACACAAAACGCAATGTTTATTAAAGCACCAAAAATTCCGTGATTTAATGAACAAATCGGCATTTGGTTTCCAAAGCGATTTGTTTATAAAGGAAAATATGAAAATTCTATTTGCATCGGAATAATAAAAGATAGTAAATATCAAGTAATTTCAGTTAATCAACAAGAGCAAGAAACCAAGTGAATTAAAGGACAAGAATTATTAAGTTTCTTCATTGCCGAAAAAGAAAACAACAAAAAAGATACAAATTATAACTATTTTAAAGGAGTTTAAAAATGAATATTGCGATTGGAATAATATTTACTATTATTTGCATAATGTTATTGGCATATTTTGCTTATAAAATTTATGCCAAAATAAAAATGCGAATTAAATATAAAAATGCCATTAGAAATAATACTGGTAATTTTACAAAAGACGAAAAAGTATTTATTGCTCGCTTTGAAGAATGAGTTAAAGCTCCTAATTCAAAAGAAAATAACGCGGATAAAAAATAATGTTTTGAGAAATTATTATGGAATTCTTAAAACTGTTTGTTCCGATAGAAAAAATGCCTGCACAAGTTGCGTTTATTGCCGGATTAATTATTATCATTACTTTTCTTTTCGCATTAATTTCAATTATATATTTACCAATAAAAATGATTTTTGGGAGATAAAAAATGACAATAAATTTAAAAGAATTTAATTGAGAACAAATTAAACAAACTTTCTGAGATTTATTTATTCAAATTACAACTATTCCGGCTCACATTACTGGAGGTAAAGAAATTAAATTAACCGAAGCACCACTTTGACTTTTAATAGCAAACATTGCTTTTTGATTCTTAACAGCGATTATGGTGTGATTTATTCTAATGCTACTTTGAAAAACCATATCAGTATTTAGATAGGGAAAAAATTAATGTCAAGAAGTTACATTGTGATGCATTCCCAAAGAAATTCAAAATTAATTAGGAAAAAATATAATCGCGTTAAGGTTAATCGTGGTTTTAACAAATTTAAGAAAAACTTTGAATATAAATGATGAATGTTTTAAAAAGAAAGGGGGTGATTATATGATTGGAACTTTCTTGGCCGATGCACCTGCAACAGTAGAAAAAATAACAGCTAGTGACGCGATGACTAAATTGTGAAATGCAATTATAACGGCGTTTACTAAAATGTGAGAAATTATTGCTGTTAATATGCCACAAGTCGGTAACTTCTTTGCTGACTACTGAATATTCATTTTTCCATTTATTTTGGCAATATTCTTTATTTGCTTTAAAATGTTTGAAAAATTACTTGGAGCGGTACGCTAACAAAAAAATAAAGTGAGGTGCAAGATGAAATTTTGCAAATGAATAATAGAAAAAAATAACCATTTTATTGAATTGAATCGCACCTCATTTTTAATTTTATGACATTGCGGAGCAATTTGATATATTTACAACGGTTATTTTAAAAACATTGTAAGCTATTTATTTTTAGCAGGTTGTATTTTAATTTTTCTTTTTAAAATCGGTAATTTAACACAAATTAACAAAGTTATTAATTTCTTAAAAAACTCACCATTAAATATTGTTATTGGTTCATTAGGAACTGGAAAAACTGCTTTTCTAGTATATGCATCAAAATTACTAAAAAAGAAGAAATATCACATCGCCTCAACCTTTCCATTACTAGAAACCCAAAAATTAAGTTTAGGTCATATGGGATTATTAGATTTTGATTATCCGGTATTGCCAGACAAAACCTTACTGTTATGAGATGAAACCAATTTATTTTTAGAAGGAACTGATTGAGAAAAAAATAATACCAAAAACGAAGAAACCGGTATTCAAGAATATTTCGCTCTGGCACGCCATTTCGGTCATATTGTGCTGGCTAGCGGTCAAAGAGATAAACATATTTGAGTTAAAGTTCGTGATATTGCCAATAATGTGATTGTGGGAATTCGCAAAAAACCAGTTAATATTTTTCGACCCTACTTAAAGGTCATCTATGGCACCTTTACGAGCATTGAAGAATATGAACGCTGACGAAACACCTTAATTGATGCTAAAAATAGTAAAAAGGGTCGTCGCATTAAATATCGTGATATTCCTGAACTTGATATTTATTTTTTTAAACTAAAAATTCCTCTACCAATATTAAACACTTACAATTCTTTTTACCTAGCGTTTTTAAGAGATTACTTAAATTCAAAAGTAAATCCTGACTATGAAGATAAACACTATACTGACACAGCAATTGATTTAGAAGATTTAGAATACTTAAAAATGGATAAATTTAGCAAATTTTTAAGAAAAATGAAAGAAAAGGAATAATAAAAAATGGAAAATCTCGCAAAAATGGCCGACTTTCTGGCTCAAATGCTTTATAAGGTTTTTGACTTAATTTGAAGGCTTGAAGTACCAGGAACGAATATTCAACTAATATTTCCTCTATTTTTAACACTAGCTGTAGAATTTCTTATGGCAATTATTCTTGGATTTGGTAGTCAACAAGTTAATTTAGAAAAACAACGCCAATATGCGGTTAAAAATAAGGGGCGTTTAAGTGCGTGAGC from Spiroplasma endosymbiont of Lonchoptera lutea harbors:
- a CDS encoding IS30 family transposase; protein product: MYKYLTIESIIAIKEYKSYGFSIRKIAKAIDYSKSTVHRVCKLLNQNLLPLEILNQVQKNKQNAGRKLIILTLTEINTINHLLITKNYALDIIADFLKKNKIKNISTKTLYNMFKTNRMGFDEKNLLRKGKNKPHKQKETRGRINNCKSIHERNLIIPNIKNIQEFGHLEGDTIVGKDHKSSIITLADIWSKTTIPLKTKNHKAESITQSIIKFISKLIPGTIKTITFDRGKEFSKWKLIEKNCNVKIYFADAGKPCQRGLNENNNGILRRYLPKSTDLSSYKQKDLNSIAFQINSTPRKSLSYKRPIDLIQLF
- a CDS encoding ribosome-inactivating family protein, producing MPIVIAAAPHQQSDNLETLKRNKRQNNNIFKTKTLNFDFDVKEYFKNLFEVIKDLLEKGIILNISDSLSGNENVCNLNYFSINSNSNYSYFIIPILLEGRDIQLVFRSSDFYLEGVSVVTNNEVPLSWYYHFSDSTITELSGYVSRSFGFSGNYNNLMPMPDSREVMVRWDNNITQAFWDIINYGDNPSSSGNVSVIRGALARVILATSESIRFRIVRNSIINYNPIEANWGFYHNHITNWDVLTNQSIDYVEQHGTLNGFLAAATILMFSRRMDAHLHSCNRRQARDLNKNVEYCFNVPEKIEKYNKIPNYELVSHDWSSSNDWRNHIILTINLGETDPLIPEM